The proteins below come from a single Hyphomicrobium denitrificans ATCC 51888 genomic window:
- a CDS encoding 5-formyltetrahydrofolate cyclo-ligase has product MTDETKLEAKKKLRAEALERRKAAFAQHGAEASRKIAAHGVDFLNAAPGAIVSGFAAINDEINPAPLMTWLQAEGFRLALPVMQGRGKPLLMRAWTPGDAMNVAAWGIAEPMEDKPAVDPDILLVPLLAFDARGYRLGYGGGFYDRTLQRLRKLKPIVAVGLAYNELRVDAVPAESYDERLDWVLTPSGPIHCLDS; this is encoded by the coding sequence GTGACGGACGAAACGAAGCTTGAGGCTAAAAAGAAGTTGCGCGCCGAAGCGCTTGAGCGCCGCAAGGCCGCTTTCGCACAGCACGGCGCCGAAGCGAGCCGCAAGATCGCGGCGCATGGCGTCGATTTTCTGAACGCTGCCCCGGGCGCAATCGTGTCTGGTTTTGCGGCGATTAATGACGAAATCAATCCCGCGCCCCTGATGACTTGGCTGCAGGCCGAGGGCTTTCGCCTGGCGCTGCCGGTGATGCAGGGGCGGGGAAAGCCGCTGTTGATGCGCGCCTGGACGCCGGGCGATGCGATGAACGTCGCGGCTTGGGGAATTGCCGAGCCGATGGAAGACAAGCCGGCCGTCGATCCCGATATTCTGCTCGTGCCTTTGCTGGCCTTCGATGCGCGCGGTTATCGTTTGGGCTACGGCGGCGGCTTTTACGATCGCACGCTGCAAAGGTTAAGAAAGCTGAAACCGATCGTGGCTGTCGGTCTCGCCTACAATGAACTGAGGGTCGACGCCGTGCCTGCCGAAAGCTATGACGAGCGCCTGGACTGGGTGCTCACGCCCTCCGGTCCTATCCATTGCCTCGACTCCTGA
- a CDS encoding cell division protein ZapA, protein MADVAINFNGRSYRFACGDNEVQRLEEIAKYLTGKLEALTREHGNIGDERLMLMAALVVADELFDARADVDELLQGPSDNTDSTEPAATRRTAFG, encoded by the coding sequence GTGGCTGACGTTGCAATAAACTTCAACGGCCGCAGCTATCGTTTCGCTTGTGGCGATAACGAAGTTCAGCGCCTCGAAGAAATCGCGAAATATCTGACCGGCAAGCTCGAGGCCTTGACGCGCGAGCACGGCAACATCGGCGACGAACGGCTCATGCTGATGGCGGCCCTGGTCGTCGCCGACGAGCTTTTCGACGCTCGCGCCGATGTCGACGAGCTTTTGCAAGGCCCGTCCGACAACACGGACTCGACCGAGCCTGCTGCCACCAGACGCACGGCTTTCGGCTGA
- the gap gene encoding type I glyceraldehyde-3-phosphate dehydrogenase — protein MTVKVAINGFGRIGRNVLRAIIESGRTDIEVVAINDLGPVETNAHLLRFDSVHGRFPHEVKVSGDTIDAGRGPIKVTAIKNPAELPHKALGVDIALECTGIFTSKEKAKAHLDAGAKRVLVSAPADGADLTVVYGVNNDKLTKDHLVVSNASCTTNCLAPVAKVLHDFVGIDKGFMTTIHAYTGDQPTLDTLHKDLYRGRSAAMSMIPTSTGAAKAVGLVLPELNGRLDGTSIRVPTPNVSVVDFKFVAKRETTKDDINAAIQRAASQELSGILGVTDQPNVSIDFNHDARSSIFHLDQTKVLDGKLVRVLAWYDNEWGFSNRMADTAVAMGKLI, from the coding sequence ATGACAGTGAAGGTCGCGATCAACGGTTTCGGCCGCATCGGTCGCAATGTGCTGCGCGCAATCATCGAGAGCGGACGCACGGATATCGAAGTCGTCGCCATCAACGATCTCGGTCCGGTTGAAACGAACGCGCATCTTCTGCGCTTCGACAGCGTCCACGGCCGCTTCCCGCACGAAGTGAAAGTTTCTGGCGATACGATCGACGCCGGTCGCGGACCGATCAAGGTGACGGCGATCAAGAACCCCGCCGAACTTCCGCATAAAGCTCTCGGCGTTGATATCGCGCTCGAATGCACGGGCATCTTCACGTCGAAAGAAAAAGCCAAGGCGCATCTCGATGCGGGCGCGAAGCGCGTGCTCGTTTCGGCTCCGGCTGACGGCGCCGACCTGACCGTCGTCTATGGCGTCAATAACGATAAGCTGACGAAGGATCATCTCGTCGTCTCGAACGCGTCGTGCACGACGAACTGCCTGGCGCCGGTCGCCAAGGTGCTCCATGACTTCGTCGGCATCGACAAAGGCTTCATGACGACGATCCACGCCTACACGGGCGATCAGCCGACGCTCGATACGCTGCACAAGGATCTTTATCGGGGCCGCTCCGCCGCGATGTCGATGATCCCGACGTCGACGGGCGCCGCCAAGGCCGTCGGCCTCGTGCTGCCGGAACTCAACGGACGCCTCGACGGCACGTCGATTCGCGTGCCGACGCCGAACGTCTCGGTCGTCGACTTCAAGTTCGTCGCCAAGCGCGAGACGACGAAGGACGACATCAACGCCGCGATCCAGCGCGCCGCGTCGCAGGAACTCTCGGGCATTCTCGGGGTTACAGACCAGCCGAACGTTTCGATCGACTTCAACCACGATGCGCGGTCGTCGATCTTCCACCTTGATCAGACCAAGGTTCTGGACGGCAAACTCGTTCGCGTTCTCGCCTGGTATGACAACGAGTGGGGTTTTTCGAACCGTATGGCGGACACCGCCGTCGCGATGGGAAAACTGATCTAA